Proteins encoded by one window of Cyclobacteriaceae bacterium:
- a CDS encoding peptidase U32 family protein, which translates to MNEKVTVLAPVGSYESLAAAIQAGADAIYFGLNQLNMRARSAKYFEVNDLDEIVSRCKKANVKCYLALNTILYNHDLNLMRALMNHAKFSGVDGVIVTDHAAMQYGRSVGMPLHISTQANISNIEAVSFYAPYADVMVLARELSLKQVAEIAQEIRKRQLTGPSGQLVKLEVFVHGALCMAISGKCYLSLHTQFASANRGACYQNCRKAYILTDKEDGHQFEVDNEYIMSAKDLCTIDMLDQVVQTGVAVLKIEGRARSADYVYTTTKCYKEAVQAIEQGTFNRKLVKHWESELSKVYNRGFWEGYYMGRKLGEWSNQPGSIATEKKVLVGKGQRYYPRLKVGEFAMESGRLKEGDEIMIISQKTGITRLTLQGLQVNGCIAYEATGGDHITFPLEIPVSEGDVLYKVLLA; encoded by the coding sequence ATGAATGAAAAGGTAACCGTTCTGGCTCCTGTTGGATCTTATGAATCATTAGCAGCCGCCATTCAGGCTGGTGCCGATGCTATCTATTTTGGTTTGAATCAATTAAATATGCGCGCTCGTTCCGCAAAATACTTTGAGGTTAATGATCTTGATGAAATTGTTAGCCGTTGTAAAAAGGCAAATGTGAAGTGTTACCTGGCGCTGAATACAATTTTGTATAACCATGATCTTAACTTAATGCGCGCCTTGATGAACCATGCGAAATTTTCTGGCGTAGATGGAGTAATCGTTACCGATCATGCTGCCATGCAGTATGGTCGCTCCGTTGGTATGCCTTTGCATATTTCTACACAAGCGAACATAAGCAATATAGAGGCTGTATCATTTTACGCCCCCTATGCCGATGTGATGGTCCTTGCCCGGGAACTGAGTCTAAAGCAGGTAGCAGAAATAGCACAGGAAATCAGAAAACGCCAGTTAACAGGTCCATCGGGTCAACTGGTTAAGCTTGAGGTATTTGTACATGGAGCATTGTGCATGGCGATATCTGGAAAGTGTTACCTAAGCCTTCACACCCAATTCGCCTCAGCCAATAGGGGTGCGTGCTATCAGAATTGCCGGAAGGCGTATATACTTACCGATAAAGAAGATGGTCACCAATTTGAGGTAGATAATGAGTACATCATGAGTGCGAAGGATTTGTGCACCATTGATATGCTGGATCAGGTTGTTCAAACGGGTGTTGCAGTACTCAAGATTGAAGGGCGTGCCCGTTCGGCTGATTATGTATATACAACTACTAAATGTTATAAGGAAGCGGTACAAGCCATTGAGCAGGGAACCTTCAATAGAAAGCTGGTAAAGCATTGGGAGAGTGAGTTATCAAAGGTTTACAATCGGGGCTTTTGGGAAGGTTACTACATGGGTAGAAAACTGGGTGAGTGGTCCAATCAACCTGGCTCCATAGCCACGGAGAAGAAAGTGCTGGTAGGAAAGGGGCAACGGTATTATCCTAGGCTTAAGGTTGGTGAATTCGCAATGGAAAGTGGCAGATTAAAGGAAGGTGATGAGATTATGATCATCAGTCAGAAAACAGGTATAACCCGATTAACGTTACAGGGACTACAGGTAAATGGATGTATTGCATACGAAGCAACAGGGGGAGACCATATTACTTTTCCGTTGGAGATACCTGTATCAGAAGGAGATGTCTTGTATAAAGTTTTATTGGCATGA
- a CDS encoding Mu transposase C-terminal domain-containing protein, with protein sequence MNTSLIGSWRAQKFYKIKSPVSGSVRLYISVGLLISRFGWNTKSLRNGLSRNGNGRSNYYNSFRDGDAIMVDYDSLPKNGKTKIKLPNSATEAYELLLADSKLQEDINKEFEFQNLKMTFEDLYNNQWPRYLKFYTEKIQEQAERILYAKTHSLIVGILACIKSKWPLKMVFAAYRQVMTNEIDSDREPIFYTFNYVYFLRKLSTCRRKGIPEALIHEMRGIPREFQVKMTGQIKAFIRKLLRSPQRLLIRKIVKRVESTFGVSLSHSTIKTIKKNSLDRNVLEYDANGKEWGRQNGLPKIIRFLAENAGEQFQGDWYKTQIYCLKNGIVIRLWAYIVLDVFSKKMVGWALAERRLAAQAKQAFKMAFADHCILPEEIIVDNDSVYKRGIFKRFWRRLNNLGVVTTKSQPNIPTWKAEIESSFAVFQKLHSDKPWYIGEDIQSKNKAGNPANEIRKKLYKEKKAMLSEREIHIEFAKMVQEYNEMTNDRRKKIAPKDTFRLNPSKRSINLQVWMIPLLFWMAKTKKRIKNDGRIDLQINNVEYCYQVTKAEMLWKHKNTDVRMCYDPNDLSKIHIFERGTLNYIGEIEPRMVMTRNNKKEVFKKQRRILREAQQYLADARKLDEDLAAGVQPDRKPISRESLADKQLKRRMRLEKFEKLVDEVEIHP encoded by the coding sequence ATGAATACTTCATTAATTGGCTCTTGGAGAGCACAGAAATTTTACAAAATTAAATCACCGGTAAGTGGTTCGGTTAGATTGTACATATCTGTTGGTCTTTTAATCAGTCGGTTTGGTTGGAATACCAAATCACTGCGCAATGGGCTATCCAGGAATGGTAATGGTCGTAGCAACTATTATAATTCATTCAGGGATGGTGATGCAATTATGGTTGACTATGATTCACTACCAAAGAACGGCAAAACTAAAATTAAGCTGCCCAACTCTGCAACCGAGGCTTATGAATTATTACTAGCCGATAGCAAACTACAGGAGGACATTAACAAAGAATTCGAATTCCAAAATTTAAAAATGACGTTCGAAGACTTATACAATAATCAATGGCCGCGCTATCTGAAGTTTTATACTGAAAAAATTCAGGAACAGGCAGAGAGGATTCTTTACGCCAAAACACATTCTTTAATAGTAGGAATTTTAGCTTGTATTAAATCAAAGTGGCCATTAAAGATGGTATTTGCAGCCTATAGGCAAGTAATGACCAATGAAATTGATTCTGATAGAGAGCCTATTTTCTATACGTTCAACTATGTGTATTTTTTAAGGAAGCTTTCTACTTGCCGGAGAAAGGGGATTCCAGAAGCTCTCATACACGAGATGCGAGGGATTCCTCGCGAATTCCAAGTTAAGATGACAGGTCAAATTAAAGCATTTATACGTAAGCTATTAAGAAGCCCACAGCGGTTACTTATACGTAAAATTGTCAAAAGGGTAGAATCGACTTTCGGGGTGTCTTTGTCTCATTCCACAATTAAAACGATTAAAAAGAATTCGCTTGATCGCAATGTTTTAGAATATGATGCTAATGGGAAGGAGTGGGGTCGTCAGAATGGTCTTCCCAAAATCATTCGCTTCTTAGCTGAGAATGCAGGAGAACAATTTCAAGGTGACTGGTATAAGACACAAATATACTGCCTTAAAAATGGTATTGTTATACGTCTATGGGCTTACATAGTTTTGGACGTTTTTTCAAAGAAAATGGTGGGTTGGGCATTGGCAGAGCGAAGACTTGCAGCTCAAGCCAAACAGGCATTTAAAATGGCATTTGCGGACCATTGCATTTTACCTGAGGAAATAATTGTGGATAATGATTCCGTTTACAAAAGAGGAATCTTTAAACGCTTCTGGAGAAGGCTTAATAATTTGGGTGTAGTTACAACCAAGTCGCAACCAAACATACCCACTTGGAAAGCAGAAATTGAATCATCATTTGCGGTATTTCAAAAATTACATTCCGACAAACCTTGGTACATAGGAGAGGATATACAGAGTAAGAATAAAGCAGGTAATCCCGCTAATGAGATTAGGAAAAAATTGTATAAAGAAAAGAAGGCTATGCTTTCTGAAAGAGAGATACACATAGAATTCGCCAAGATGGTACAGGAATATAATGAAATGACTAACGACAGAAGGAAAAAGATTGCTCCAAAAGACACCTTTCGCCTAAACCCGTCAAAGCGCTCCATTAACTTACAGGTATGGATGATTCCTTTGCTATTCTGGATGGCTAAAACCAAGAAAAGAATTAAAAATGACGGAAGAATCGATTTGCAAATTAATAACGTAGAGTACTGTTACCAGGTAACAAAAGCCGAAATGCTTTGGAAACATAAGAATACAGATGTGCGAATGTGTTATGACCCAAACGACCTTTCAAAGATACATATTTTCGAAAGGGGTACATTAAATTATATCGGTGAGATAGAGCCTAGAATGGTTATGACGAGAAACAACAAAAAAGAGGTCTTTAAAAAGCAAAGACGAATACTTCGCGAAGCGCAGCAGTATCTTGCGGATGCCCGGAAACTTGATGAAGACTTGGCAGCAGGTGTTCAACCTGATCGCAAACCAATTAGTCGAGAAAGCCTTGCTGACAAACAATTGAAGCGTAGAATGCGATTAGAAAAATTCGAAAAACTGGTCGATGAAGTTGAGATTCATCCATAA
- a CDS encoding PAS domain-containing sensor histidine kinase, which produces MRSSIHNKWVIATGVFMLLGLWVFEYYTHILGNVVYVAVAAVVMWFLTRKSAILFIASWATLLLVIGYVYAVIIPDQAGQSTFLMNRVSAMVAIWFSAYFIVNYQKLQGEKERQREELEQQRLEEERLRSSQEMHKAIAQNFPGGWIGLLNENFIFQLVGGRGLLRIGLTATELVGKSFQDLVPIANVNYHLRELCDGSRKSLEVSIGKRTFEVNACNFKVNKNKSWILFVAHDVTVLKETEVELINTLKKERELHEMKSRFITMASHEFRTPLSTIMTSASLLANYSGSGNDQAIEAHKSRIKNAVKLLTEILDDFLHFERLEQGNVNPYYEKIYLPDFLSELTERVEAMKLVSQKLVIPKSQVTQFYCDRSFLKIMLSNLLSNAFKYSGAEGTVVLDCKAERGRLIFSVRDQGMGIPQEDQAFIFDRFFRGKNASNIQGTGLGLSIALMYAKMLKGTIDFRSDPIIETTFTLSLPLNS; this is translated from the coding sequence ATGCGTTCTTCTATACACAACAAGTGGGTGATTGCTACGGGTGTCTTTATGCTATTGGGCTTATGGGTATTCGAGTATTATACCCATATTTTAGGTAATGTGGTTTACGTAGCTGTAGCTGCAGTAGTCATGTGGTTTTTGACGCGTAAAAGCGCTATTCTTTTTATAGCCTCATGGGCAACCTTGCTGCTGGTTATTGGATATGTGTATGCCGTAATTATTCCCGATCAAGCCGGCCAGTCTACGTTTTTAATGAACAGGGTTTCTGCCATGGTTGCCATTTGGTTTTCCGCTTATTTTATAGTCAATTACCAGAAGTTGCAAGGAGAGAAAGAGCGTCAGCGGGAAGAATTGGAGCAACAAAGACTTGAAGAGGAAAGATTGCGAAGTAGTCAGGAAATGCACAAAGCGATTGCACAGAACTTTCCGGGTGGTTGGATTGGTTTGTTAAATGAAAATTTTATTTTCCAACTGGTCGGAGGCAGAGGGCTTTTGCGTATCGGATTAACCGCTACTGAATTGGTTGGAAAATCTTTTCAGGATTTGGTTCCAATAGCTAATGTTAATTACCATTTGCGGGAACTTTGTGATGGTTCGCGAAAATCATTAGAGGTAAGTATAGGCAAGCGGACCTTTGAAGTTAATGCATGCAATTTTAAAGTAAATAAAAATAAGTCGTGGATATTATTTGTAGCGCATGATGTCACTGTACTTAAAGAAACCGAAGTTGAATTAATCAACACGCTTAAAAAGGAGCGGGAACTTCATGAGATGAAGTCCAGGTTTATCACCATGGCTTCTCATGAATTTCGAACACCTTTATCTACGATTATGACCTCTGCCAGTTTATTGGCAAATTATTCAGGGAGTGGAAATGATCAAGCAATCGAAGCTCATAAAAGTCGTATTAAAAATGCGGTAAAGCTGCTCACCGAAATTTTGGATGATTTTCTTCATTTCGAAAGATTGGAACAAGGGAATGTTAATCCTTATTATGAAAAAATTTATTTACCCGACTTTCTTAGTGAGTTAACAGAACGTGTTGAGGCGATGAAGCTGGTAAGTCAAAAATTAGTTATTCCAAAAAGTCAGGTGACTCAATTTTATTGCGATCGGAGTTTTTTAAAGATTATGCTTAGTAATCTGCTTTCAAATGCATTTAAGTACTCTGGTGCAGAGGGAACAGTTGTACTGGATTGTAAAGCTGAAAGGGGACGTTTGATATTTTCTGTTCGGGATCAGGGAATGGGTATTCCGCAAGAAGACCAAGCCTTTATTTTTGACCGTTTTTTTCGGGGTAAAAACGCTTCCAATATCCAGGGTACTGGATTGGGATTAAGTATTGCTTTAATGTATGCTAAGATGTTAAAGGGTACGATCGATTTTAGAAGTGACCCTATCATTGAGACTACATTCACTTTATCCTTACCCCTGAATTCCTGA
- the nadB gene encoding L-aspartate oxidase produces the protein MTRPKPDEHNSSDIVIIGGGIGGLAVAIHLAELLPQKSIILISKDKPGESNSRYAQGGVAAVMNHITDSFEKHITDTLNTGDGLCDPQVVDLVVRDAPLRLKEVITWGTSFDYDDRGNIELGLEGGHTASRIVHAKDQTGFVLVNALLRKLQAYPQVQTRWETLAVDMLTSGKDQNQVCCVAVLSKEGLELQSIQASVIILATGGAGQVYPVTTNPAIATGDGIAMAYRIGATIADMEFIQFHPTALKISTPGTPFLISEAVRGAGAYLVTAAGNRFMFAYDKRGELAPRDVVARAIYTEMKTQNIYLDCRHISAQKLTENFPAIYKTCLRYGFDLGRDLVPVTPAAHYICGGIVTNKDGQTTIPNLYAIGECARTGLHGANRLASNSILEALVFAYRCAIHVASHASFSTCSFHTHQPVRSTDVTDTDRLNSIHMRIQQCVHQSAGIVRTNQGIQSGLETIVKLESELEEAEQKVQPNWVYYEVRNLLIVARLILKQALQRTENRGTHFNTDLVTHTKMHTIIL, from the coding sequence ATGACAAGGCCAAAACCAGACGAGCACAACAGCAGTGATATTGTAATTATCGGTGGCGGTATTGGTGGCCTGGCCGTAGCCATTCACCTGGCGGAATTACTTCCTCAAAAAAGCATCATTTTAATCTCTAAAGATAAACCGGGTGAATCCAATTCACGCTATGCACAGGGAGGTGTGGCCGCGGTGATGAACCATATTACCGACTCGTTTGAAAAACATATTACCGATACCCTTAACACGGGTGACGGCCTGTGTGATCCACAGGTAGTTGACCTGGTTGTTCGGGATGCACCCCTGCGCTTGAAGGAAGTAATCACATGGGGTACTTCCTTTGATTATGATGACAGGGGTAACATAGAACTTGGTTTGGAAGGTGGGCACACCGCTTCGCGAATTGTTCATGCAAAAGATCAAACGGGTTTTGTGTTGGTAAATGCCTTGTTACGAAAATTACAAGCCTATCCACAGGTGCAAACACGCTGGGAAACATTAGCCGTGGATATGCTTACTTCCGGGAAAGATCAAAATCAGGTTTGTTGCGTTGCGGTATTGTCAAAGGAAGGCCTTGAACTCCAGTCGATACAGGCATCTGTTATAATCCTGGCTACGGGTGGCGCGGGCCAGGTATATCCGGTTACTACCAATCCTGCAATTGCTACCGGGGATGGAATTGCCATGGCGTACCGGATAGGTGCCACCATTGCTGATATGGAGTTTATTCAGTTTCATCCTACAGCATTAAAGATATCAACACCGGGTACACCTTTTTTGATTTCGGAGGCGGTGCGGGGAGCAGGTGCATACCTTGTTACAGCCGCTGGAAACCGGTTCATGTTCGCATATGATAAGCGCGGTGAGCTTGCTCCACGCGATGTAGTGGCGCGGGCTATCTATACCGAAATGAAGACGCAAAACATTTATCTGGATTGTCGCCACATTTCAGCGCAAAAGCTGACGGAAAATTTTCCTGCCATTTATAAGACCTGCTTACGTTATGGTTTTGATCTGGGAAGGGATCTGGTACCGGTAACGCCTGCTGCCCATTATATATGCGGTGGGATCGTTACCAATAAGGATGGGCAAACCACCATCCCAAATCTGTATGCCATAGGCGAGTGTGCCCGAACCGGTTTGCATGGCGCTAACCGGCTGGCCTCGAACTCGATATTAGAAGCCTTGGTCTTTGCGTATCGATGTGCCATTCATGTGGCCTCACACGCTTCTTTTTCAACTTGTTCCTTTCATACTCATCAACCGGTACGATCGACTGATGTTACGGATACCGACAGACTCAACTCGATTCACATGCGTATACAACAATGCGTTCATCAGTCCGCTGGAATTGTGCGAACGAACCAGGGTATTCAGAGTGGATTAGAGACAATCGTGAAGTTGGAAAGTGAACTGGAAGAAGCTGAACAGAAGGTCCAACCCAATTGGGTGTATTATGAAGTTCGAAACCTGCTGATTGTTGCCCGGCTAATATTGAAACAAGCCTTACAACGCACCGAAAATCGAGGTACCCATTTCAATACTGATCTTGTTACCCATACGAAAATGCATACCATTATTTTATGA
- a CDS encoding COX15/CtaA family protein, whose protein sequence is MNPAHRYIQYWLWTGLVLIALMVIIGGITRLTGSGLSMVEWKPVTGVVPPLDEGDWMVEFEKYKMFPEYQKLNYNMTVQEFKRIYFWEYLHRLLGRVMGIIFIVPLIIFIVRKWIGRKLLVSLVVIFVLGMLQGVMGWYMVKSGLSSVPHVSHFRLAAHQALALLLIAALLWTSLSLTKERIKPVVDFIFVSSAISLILLIGQMLLGALVAGLKAGYSYTNFPLMGDTFFPSATVVNAAPLLYNGVVLQFIHRWLGFALFGSILLSWFQGGRGTWSCRILSRILLLTALQIILGILTLWVHVPVWLGVVHQFIAILLFASIIIFLHKQLYT, encoded by the coding sequence ATGAATCCGGCTCATCGGTATATTCAATATTGGCTTTGGACAGGTCTTGTACTGATTGCCCTGATGGTGATTATTGGGGGGATAACCCGGTTAACCGGTTCGGGTTTATCCATGGTGGAATGGAAACCCGTCACCGGTGTGGTGCCCCCACTTGACGAGGGAGACTGGATGGTTGAGTTTGAGAAGTATAAAATGTTTCCTGAATACCAGAAATTAAATTACAACATGACTGTTCAGGAATTCAAGCGCATTTATTTCTGGGAGTATCTTCATCGGTTACTGGGCCGGGTTATGGGCATCATCTTTATTGTGCCCTTAATAATTTTTATCGTTCGTAAATGGATTGGCCGTAAGTTGCTGGTCTCTTTAGTTGTGATTTTTGTCCTTGGCATGTTGCAGGGGGTGATGGGCTGGTATATGGTAAAAAGCGGGCTCTCATCTGTGCCACACGTCAGTCACTTTCGCCTGGCAGCGCATCAGGCACTTGCCTTGTTGTTGATCGCTGCATTACTGTGGACGTCCCTTTCCTTAACCAAAGAGCGAATAAAGCCTGTTGTTGACTTTATTTTCGTTAGCTCGGCAATATCTCTGATTTTGTTGATTGGTCAGATGTTGCTAGGCGCTTTAGTGGCGGGATTAAAGGCTGGATATTCGTATACGAACTTTCCGCTGATGGGCGATACGTTTTTTCCTTCGGCTACCGTTGTAAATGCTGCGCCACTTCTCTACAATGGCGTGGTATTGCAGTTCATTCATCGGTGGCTCGGCTTTGCCCTGTTTGGCAGTATACTGCTTTCCTGGTTTCAAGGAGGACGAGGCACATGGAGCTGTAGAATCCTTTCGCGCATTCTTTTATTGACCGCATTACAAATTATACTGGGCATTCTCACGCTTTGGGTTCACGTTCCGGTTTGGTTGGGGGTGGTACACCAGTTCATCGCGATACTGTTGTTCGCATCAATTATAATTTTTTTACATAAGCAGCTTTACACATGA
- a CDS encoding ATP-binding protein, with product MKNLYEKFSSIDLLNFLFTKIGFMFSSQQYITAILDEAKRRSRMVAILGREGMGKSSAIAHYIQDHPEVYYLRIGTTYTISSLFNEMISQLSGAYPGVTDTLFVKMKLVSYLLTKDNTKKLIVIDDAGRLSPRALSTWFELRDNTIQTTGFVFIGLDYFQKNLLKARKNGVPGIAEFYRRVENWYTVPSLKKHEIAAYGAHHKLTEDQILLLHSSSIDTIAELENMTQALLEEVELAKLEQRSPKKVGVPGQSLINSGAQTTQKYSRVDEDEDEEDKLEEEIARKKRESAKRAREAKKSKVRKSSTSDVEPV from the coding sequence ATGAAAAATCTATATGAAAAGTTTTCGTCTATCGATTTGCTTAATTTTCTATTTACTAAAATAGGCTTTATGTTTTCCTCACAGCAATATATTACTGCCATTTTAGACGAGGCGAAGCGTAGATCAAGAATGGTTGCCATTCTAGGTAGGGAAGGTATGGGTAAATCTTCGGCAATTGCCCATTATATACAGGATCATCCTGAAGTTTATTACTTAAGGATTGGTACTACCTATACCATCTCGAGTTTATTTAATGAGATGATAAGCCAACTCTCCGGGGCTTACCCCGGTGTCACAGATACTCTATTTGTGAAGATGAAACTGGTCAGTTACTTACTGACCAAGGATAATACTAAGAAGCTAATTGTTATTGATGATGCGGGGAGATTAAGTCCAAGAGCATTATCAACATGGTTCGAGCTACGTGACAATACCATTCAGACAACCGGATTCGTATTTATTGGACTTGATTACTTTCAAAAAAATTTGTTAAAGGCCAGAAAGAATGGAGTACCAGGAATAGCAGAATTTTATCGTAGAGTCGAGAACTGGTACACTGTGCCTTCTTTGAAAAAGCATGAAATAGCTGCTTATGGAGCTCACCATAAACTAACAGAGGATCAAATACTTTTATTACATAGCTCATCCATAGACACGATTGCAGAACTGGAAAATATGACACAAGCTCTTTTAGAAGAAGTTGAACTGGCGAAGCTTGAGCAAAGGTCACCTAAAAAGGTAGGAGTTCCTGGACAATCACTAATTAATTCAGGGGCACAAACTACTCAAAAATATAGTAGGGTAGATGAAGATGAGGATGAAGAGGATAAACTTGAGGAAGAAATTGCAAGAAAGAAAAGGGAATCAGCCAAGAGAGCTCGGGAAGCTAAGAAATCTAAGGTAAGAAAATCGTCTACCAGTGATGTTGAACCTGTTTAA
- a CDS encoding HigA family addiction module antitoxin — protein MINLSPVEILKHQYIIPSSLSMLKFAKAAGIDDTAVRNVVSCKRMMSSRFISKLARFTGTNPMYWHELQVAYQFSKYLAQNTRRPIISKIKAKPKRIFYPNNQLNLHAHEVLHKNYTLEERSQSIIDQRILNRILSGTKRINFKTAFKLSSVFKESNPIHWLKIQLALDIDQYIEKRAKIPEQLKFDLLDYKNNLQNQPSTNQESLLHPGITLNSSIIIPSKIRLIEWSHIFSIGKKRLRNILHGKDDLSLDLSIKLSQLFDTAPTHWLNLQLLYYTNLKVPYVTNERIDLSKRRVGVRENVMKPGDVLYENYLFPMRWKVHEFASHIGVKVTRLDHLKQGSVNIDFDLALRISEALGMDPMFWLKLQLVYSIKHNKSLPLR, from the coding sequence ATGATTAATTTATCCCCTGTTGAAATACTTAAACATCAATATATTATACCAAGTAGCCTAAGTATGCTCAAGTTTGCTAAAGCGGCCGGAATAGACGATACTGCCGTTAGAAATGTTGTCTCTTGTAAACGCATGATGAGCTCTAGGTTCATTTCTAAATTAGCTAGGTTCACAGGGACCAATCCAATGTATTGGCACGAATTACAAGTCGCCTATCAATTCTCCAAATATCTGGCTCAAAACACAAGAAGACCTATAATTTCTAAAATTAAAGCAAAACCGAAACGCATTTTTTATCCGAACAATCAATTGAATCTTCATGCACATGAGGTACTGCACAAGAATTATACACTTGAAGAGAGAAGTCAATCCATAATAGACCAGCGGATTTTAAATAGAATATTAAGTGGAACTAAAAGAATAAATTTTAAGACAGCCTTTAAATTATCATCCGTATTCAAAGAATCCAACCCGATACACTGGCTTAAAATTCAACTTGCACTTGACATTGATCAATACATTGAAAAAAGAGCAAAAATACCTGAACAACTAAAGTTCGACTTGCTAGATTACAAGAATAATTTACAAAACCAACCTTCTACTAATCAGGAATCACTTCTTCATCCGGGGATTACTTTAAACAGTTCCATCATAATTCCTTCTAAAATCCGACTAATTGAATGGAGTCATATATTCTCTATTGGAAAGAAAAGACTTAGGAATATCCTGCATGGGAAGGATGATTTAAGTCTAGACCTTAGCATAAAGCTGAGTCAGCTTTTTGATACAGCTCCTACACATTGGCTAAATTTGCAACTATTGTATTATACCAATCTTAAGGTGCCTTATGTAACTAATGAACGTATAGACTTAAGCAAGAGAAGGGTAGGTGTTAGGGAAAATGTGATGAAGCCTGGAGATGTACTTTATGAGAATTATCTTTTTCCTATGCGTTGGAAGGTGCATGAATTTGCTTCTCATATTGGTGTCAAGGTTACAAGACTTGATCACTTGAAGCAAGGTTCGGTCAACATTGATTTTGATCTGGCATTGAGAATTAGTGAAGCTTTAGGGATGGATCCAATGTTCTGGTTGAAGCTCCAACTAGTCTATTCAATTAAACACAACAAAAGTTTGCCTTTAAGGTAA
- a CDS encoding helix-turn-helix transcriptional regulator, with translation MSIFSIQLNKILEGDISISQLAIDTGITRQNLHRIKNGADPSFHNAVKIASACKKQIDFFAQTNNDYYSEEEIIGRIIKEFDTMTIKQRNLFFEFVLPTYLLKNKYKLVSHGIGDSNSLFIVSTEKADEG, from the coding sequence ATGAGTATTTTTAGCATACAATTGAACAAAATTCTGGAGGGAGATATCTCAATTTCGCAGTTAGCAATAGATACTGGTATCACTAGGCAAAATTTACATCGCATTAAAAATGGAGCAGACCCCTCGTTTCACAATGCAGTTAAAATTGCAAGTGCCTGTAAAAAGCAGATCGACTTTTTTGCCCAAACAAATAATGACTACTATTCAGAAGAAGAAATAATAGGTCGTATAATCAAGGAATTTGATACAATGACAATCAAGCAAAGGAATCTGTTTTTTGAATTTGTTCTCCCAACTTATTTACTGAAGAATAAATATAAGTTAGTCTCTCATGGCATTGGAGATTCAAATAGCCTATTTATTGTTTCAACTGAAAAAGCTGATGAAGGGTAA
- a CDS encoding acyl-CoA thioesterase has translation MAIKRTVGESVVWKTEVVCPNDTNPMGILQGGRLVQWMDIAAAVCAQTHAGKICVTASIDKVQFRAPARVGDIVRIEARVTCTFTTSMEIYVSAWKQIIGQDEKQQLGESFFTFVALDEHGKPVGVPELQLTNEVEQQHYDKAKTRRAQQQ, from the coding sequence ATGGCCATTAAAAGAACCGTGGGTGAATCAGTGGTATGGAAAACTGAGGTGGTGTGTCCAAATGATACCAATCCTATGGGAATTTTGCAAGGTGGCCGGCTGGTGCAATGGATGGATATTGCCGCGGCTGTTTGTGCGCAAACGCATGCCGGAAAAATATGCGTAACTGCCTCAATTGATAAAGTGCAGTTTCGAGCCCCCGCCCGGGTCGGAGATATCGTACGCATCGAAGCCAGGGTTACGTGTACGTTTACTACATCGATGGAAATTTATGTAAGCGCCTGGAAGCAAATTATCGGGCAAGATGAAAAACAACAGCTTGGCGAATCGTTTTTCACGTTTGTAGCGCTCGATGAACACGGCAAACCTGTAGGTGTACCCGAATTACAGCTAACCAATGAAGTGGAGCAGCAACATTATGACAAGGCCAAAACCAGACGAGCACAACAGCAGTGA